From a region of the Halobacteriovorax sp. HLS genome:
- the rpmB gene encoding 50S ribosomal protein L28 produces the protein MARTCDLTGKRRLVGNKVSHAKNRTKMTQKPNLQTKRIFDPVSGQTIKLRLSTRAIRTLDKVGSLTKFLKKYNHLF, from the coding sequence ATGGCACGTACATGCGATTTAACAGGAAAAAGAAGATTAGTTGGAAATAAAGTTTCTCACGCTAAAAACAGAACTAAAATGACTCAAAAGCCTAACCTTCAAACGAAGAGAATCTTTGATCCAGTATCTGGTCAAACTATTAAGCTTAGACTTTCTACAAGAGCAATTAGAACTCTTGATAAAGTTGGATCACTTACAAAGTTTTTAAAGAAATACAACCACCTTTTCTAG
- a CDS encoding metallophosphoesterase family protein, whose protein sequence is MLIRKLAFISLITIVAAFAWPWSKDGISRIRLTWEKDPSTTMKIIWDAQAQKGVSQKLYFDTVDHGRNYEEYSNKVSLTRFYKFKGMYNAVVHLENLSPETKYYFVIRSSQGVVSKRYWFETISDRSDTKLSIISGGDSRNNRTPRVKGNKLVAKLRPHFVLFGGDMTSIDISSQWEKWFNDWQHTISADGRITPIVAARGNHERSNESVSKLFGTSPGVFYALSFGGDLLRAYTLNSESSITGDQYEWLKTDLARNMNHTWKIAQYHRPMRPHVKKKSENDRIYHSWGKEFFKYGVDLVTESDSHTVKTTRPIAPSNSAGHDEGFVVDEERGTVYIGEGCWGAPLRSNDDDKSWTVASGSFNQFKLIHLDSHQLIARTIKVDNANQVAALTDENRFDLPANLSVWNEGEVELSPRVYGRQ, encoded by the coding sequence ATGCTAATACGGAAATTGGCCTTCATATCATTAATTACAATAGTCGCTGCTTTTGCTTGGCCTTGGTCTAAAGATGGTATATCTAGAATACGATTAACTTGGGAAAAAGACCCTTCTACTACAATGAAGATCATCTGGGATGCACAGGCGCAAAAAGGTGTCTCTCAAAAACTCTACTTCGATACTGTTGACCATGGCAGGAACTATGAAGAATATTCTAATAAAGTTTCTCTCACTCGATTCTATAAATTCAAAGGTATGTATAATGCTGTTGTACATTTAGAAAACCTTTCTCCAGAGACAAAGTACTATTTTGTTATTCGATCTTCTCAGGGCGTTGTTTCTAAGCGCTACTGGTTTGAAACTATTAGTGATCGATCAGATACTAAACTGAGTATTATATCTGGTGGAGATTCTCGAAATAATCGAACTCCAAGAGTTAAGGGGAATAAATTAGTTGCGAAGCTTAGACCTCACTTTGTTCTCTTTGGTGGAGATATGACAAGCATTGATATTTCTTCACAATGGGAGAAGTGGTTCAATGATTGGCAACATACAATTTCAGCTGATGGAAGAATCACTCCAATAGTCGCGGCAAGAGGAAATCATGAGCGCTCTAATGAGTCTGTCTCAAAGCTCTTTGGAACTAGCCCAGGAGTATTCTACGCACTTAGCTTTGGAGGAGATCTGCTAAGAGCATATACTTTAAATTCAGAATCTTCTATAACAGGTGATCAATATGAGTGGCTTAAGACTGACCTCGCTCGTAATATGAATCACACATGGAAGATTGCTCAATATCACAGACCAATGAGACCGCATGTAAAGAAGAAGAGTGAAAATGATCGTATCTATCATAGTTGGGGAAAAGAGTTTTTTAAGTATGGGGTAGACCTAGTCACAGAGTCTGACTCTCATACCGTTAAGACGACTAGACCGATAGCACCTTCGAACTCTGCCGGACATGATGAAGGTTTTGTCGTTGATGAAGAGCGTGGAACTGTATATATCGGAGAGGGATGTTGGGGTGCACCTCTTAGGTCTAATGATGACGATAAGTCTTGGACTGTTGCCTCTGGAAGTTTTAATCAGTTTAAATTAATTCACTTAGACTCACATCAGTTAATAGCAAGAACAATCAAGGTAGATAATGCAAATCAAGTTGCAGCTCTGACAGATGAGAACCGTTTTGATCTTCCTGCTAACTTGTCTGTATGGAACGAGGGTGAAGTTGAACTTTCTCCTAGAGTGTATGGAAGACAGTAG
- a CDS encoding acyl-CoA thioesterase encodes MTSNYEDRVRLSQTRVTKAVFPNTTNHYETLFGGTAMQWMDEVAFITATRFTRMKVVTVSSDRLDFKKAIPEGSIVELVGNVTKLGRTSLEIQVQVFLEAMLDDSRELALEGSFTFVALGEDKKPVKIAI; translated from the coding sequence ATGACTTCGAATTATGAAGACAGGGTTCGCCTGTCACAAACCCGTGTAACTAAAGCTGTTTTTCCTAACACTACCAATCACTATGAAACTCTTTTTGGTGGTACTGCTATGCAGTGGATGGATGAAGTCGCATTTATCACAGCAACTCGATTTACTCGAATGAAGGTTGTTACTGTCTCTAGTGATCGATTAGACTTTAAAAAAGCAATTCCTGAAGGAAGTATTGTGGAGCTTGTAGGCAATGTCACTAAGCTTGGGCGTACTAGTCTTGAGATACAGGTTCAAGTCTTCTTAGAAGCGATGCTAGATGACTCTAGGGAGCTAGCTCTTGAAGGGTCTTTTACCTTTGTCGCTTTGGGTGAAGACAAAAAGCCTGTAAAAATAGCTATCTAG
- a CDS encoding S8 family serine peptidase — MKKSHVLLGATMAALSVSSLAAKHVPGELIVKLKDGANKSALTSLKSLGVELDRTIDLSSGSLYVVKFGQNKLMKNIKSALNNNPNVEYAEPNFIYEIVKPQESFSVNSLLARTTNLEPTAYTPVDAKFGQLWGLVNTGSNDPKGGAGVEGADIDAIKAWSLTKGDKRVRIAVIDTGIDYNHPDLKDQMWTNTAELNGQPGVDDDGNGYIDDIHGYDFANNDGDPVDGHSHGTHCAGTIGASHNSIGVAGVMADVEFVAVKFLTDSGSGSTEGAIKSIDYATKMNVDIMSNSWGGGGRSQALEDAIRRAADKGIVFTAAAGNSSTNNDQRPHYPSNYDVKNVISVAATTSSDSLASFSCYGRNTVHIAAPGHNIVSTTKNGGYASYSGTSMATPHVSGAIGLLIAQEGRMDLDELRQRVMATSEPLSALRGKTINSGRLNAYNLLTDTRPVRNEPKPGNWETKQLDEVWESAHPYADNQNISKTFTYPGAKYVRLRVRKVDLEKGYDFLQVSDKNRSVSEKVSGSAEDYVSEYVEGDTMVVTFKSDRSVSKWGFIIDSVDVQY; from the coding sequence ATGAAAAAGTCGCATGTACTATTAGGTGCAACAATGGCCGCGCTAAGTGTATCAAGCTTAGCAGCTAAGCATGTGCCAGGTGAGCTAATTGTAAAATTAAAAGATGGAGCAAACAAAAGTGCTTTAACTTCACTCAAGTCATTGGGTGTTGAATTAGATCGTACAATTGATCTAAGCTCTGGTTCTCTTTATGTTGTTAAGTTTGGTCAAAATAAACTTATGAAGAATATAAAGTCTGCACTAAATAATAACCCAAATGTAGAATACGCTGAGCCTAACTTCATATATGAAATTGTAAAGCCTCAAGAATCTTTTTCAGTTAATTCACTGCTTGCAAGAACAACTAACTTAGAGCCAACAGCTTATACTCCTGTTGATGCAAAATTTGGTCAATTATGGGGACTTGTAAATACAGGTTCAAATGATCCAAAAGGTGGAGCTGGAGTAGAAGGTGCAGATATTGATGCGATTAAAGCTTGGTCACTTACTAAAGGTGATAAGAGAGTAAGAATTGCTGTTATTGATACAGGTATCGACTACAACCACCCTGATCTTAAAGATCAGATGTGGACAAATACTGCAGAACTAAATGGTCAGCCAGGTGTTGATGATGACGGAAATGGTTACATCGATGATATTCATGGATATGACTTTGCAAATAATGACGGTGATCCAGTTGATGGTCACTCACACGGTACTCACTGTGCAGGTACAATCGGTGCATCCCATAACTCAATTGGTGTTGCAGGTGTAATGGCAGACGTAGAATTTGTAGCTGTTAAATTTTTAACAGATAGTGGTTCAGGTTCTACAGAAGGTGCAATTAAGTCTATTGATTACGCAACAAAAATGAATGTTGATATTATGTCAAACTCTTGGGGTGGGGGCGGACGCTCACAAGCTCTTGAGGATGCAATCAGAAGAGCTGCTGACAAAGGAATTGTTTTCACGGCCGCTGCTGGTAACTCTTCAACAAATAATGATCAAAGACCACATTATCCATCTAACTATGATGTGAAGAATGTTATCTCTGTAGCAGCAACAACTTCTAGTGATTCACTAGCAAGCTTTTCTTGTTACGGAAGAAATACTGTTCATATCGCTGCTCCAGGGCACAATATTGTTTCTACAACTAAGAATGGTGGATACGCTTCTTACTCAGGAACATCAATGGCAACTCCACATGTTTCAGGTGCAATTGGTCTTCTAATTGCTCAAGAAGGAAGAATGGACCTTGATGAGTTAAGACAAAGAGTAATGGCAACTTCTGAGCCACTATCTGCTTTAAGAGGTAAGACTATCAACTCTGGTAGACTTAACGCTTATAACTTATTAACAGATACTCGTCCTGTTCGTAACGAGCCTAAGCCAGGTAACTGGGAAACTAAGCAATTAGATGAAGTTTGGGAATCGGCACATCCATATGCAGACAACCAAAATATTTCTAAAACTTTCACTTACCCAGGTGCGAAGTATGTAAGACTAAGAGTAAGAAAGGTTGATCTTGAAAAAGGTTATGACTTCTTACAAGTTTCAGACAAAAATAGAAGCGTTTCAGAAAAAGTTTCTGGTTCAGCTGAAGATTATGTTTCTGAGTATGTTGAAGGTGATACTATGGTTGTTACTTTCAAATCTGACAGATCAGTTTCTAAGTGGGGATTCATCATCGACTCTGTTGATGTTCAATATTAA
- a CDS encoding RNA polymerase sigma factor codes for MKLRYKRAETFSSLIRYKDVSAMDLINIKKWWLQAKYSSYEDCALVDLVIIESDEVAFGILYERYKLGAYNYALSILKDKARAMDATHDCFLKFYEKRSSFKEEIKFKPLFYRMIRNRCFDLLKKKSELLVEDEYELEFSERDDVVFDETLKNMSLEQIDKAFYELDDGQREVFLLWAQGFSMKEISVATDLKESDIKTKIHRAKKKLSTLGSQNEKEN; via the coding sequence TTGAAATTACGTTATAAAAGAGCTGAAACTTTTTCTTCTCTCATTCGTTATAAAGATGTGAGTGCAATGGATTTAATAAATATTAAGAAATGGTGGCTACAGGCCAAGTATAGCAGTTATGAAGACTGTGCTCTAGTTGATTTGGTTATAATTGAGAGCGACGAAGTTGCCTTTGGAATTCTCTATGAGAGATATAAGCTAGGTGCTTATAACTATGCTTTAAGTATATTGAAAGATAAGGCAAGAGCGATGGATGCCACACACGATTGCTTTTTGAAGTTTTATGAAAAGAGGAGTTCTTTTAAAGAAGAGATAAAATTTAAACCGCTGTTTTATAGAATGATTAGGAATAGATGTTTTGATTTATTGAAAAAGAAGTCGGAACTTCTAGTAGAAGACGAATATGAACTGGAGTTTAGTGAAAGAGATGACGTGGTCTTTGACGAAACTCTGAAGAATATGAGCTTAGAGCAGATCGACAAGGCCTTTTATGAATTAGATGATGGGCAACGAGAGGTATTTCTTTTATGGGCACAAGGTTTTTCTATGAAAGAGATCTCTGTTGCAACAGATTTAAAAGAAAGTGATATTAAAACTAAGATACATAGAGCGAAGAAGAAACTTTCAACATTAGGAAGTCAGAATGAAAAAGAAAATTAA